A region from the Nesterenkonia lacusekhoensis genome encodes:
- a CDS encoding helix-turn-helix transcriptional regulator, with amino-acid sequence MDSIASRPDAVRSPGPGETAEADTSREADGSTRERVLQLVVEEGPISAAALGRRLDLTAAAVRRHLDAMTEQGIVEIKNVTTRRKGAGRPSRRYVISQRGQQALGDDYLSLTRQALSLLEESEQDDAARALATRYFGGFESKYRQRLEGITDLDERTEKLSELFNQDGFAGFTRLVGRDNPLLAMQSTQLCQGHCPIREIAEAHPVFCEEETEMISRLLDVDVRRLSTQAGGAHVCTTHVPVGREKLAAERRARAAQTAAASGPHASESAGADPARIRATGGGRRRIVISPRQQERLS; translated from the coding sequence ATGGATTCCATCGCTTCGCGACCCGACGCCGTGCGGTCGCCCGGACCGGGCGAGACCGCAGAGGCCGACACGTCCCGCGAGGCTGACGGTTCGACCCGGGAGCGGGTGCTCCAGCTCGTGGTCGAGGAGGGTCCCATCAGCGCGGCCGCCCTCGGACGCAGGCTGGATCTGACCGCGGCGGCGGTCCGCCGCCACCTGGACGCGATGACTGAGCAGGGCATCGTGGAGATCAAGAATGTGACCACGCGTCGCAAGGGCGCCGGACGCCCGTCGCGGCGCTACGTCATCTCGCAGCGCGGCCAACAGGCGTTGGGCGACGACTACCTGTCCCTGACCCGGCAGGCGCTGAGCCTGCTGGAGGAGAGCGAGCAGGACGACGCCGCCCGGGCCCTGGCCACACGGTACTTCGGCGGATTCGAGTCGAAGTACCGCCAGCGGCTGGAGGGCATCACCGATCTCGACGAGCGCACCGAGAAGCTCTCCGAGCTCTTCAACCAGGACGGCTTCGCCGGCTTCACCCGATTGGTCGGCCGGGACAACCCGCTGCTGGCCATGCAGTCCACCCAGCTGTGCCAGGGCCACTGTCCCATTCGGGAAATAGCTGAGGCGCATCCGGTGTTCTGTGAGGAGGAGACGGAGATGATCTCCCGCCTGCTCGATGTCGACGTCCGCAGGCTCTCCACACAGGCCGGCGGTGCCCACGTCTGCACCACCCACGTCCCGGTGGGCCGTGAGAAGCTCGCCGCAGAGCGTCGCGCACGGGCCGCACAGACTGCGGCCGCGTCGGGACCACACGCTTCCGAGTCCGCAGGCGCCGACCCGGCACGGATCCGGGCCACCGGCGGCGGACGCCGGAGAATCGTCATCTCCCCCCGTCAACAAGAGAGGTTGTCATGA
- the sufB gene encoding Fe-S cluster assembly protein SufB, with product MTEQINKTEDPGVIQEVLDANPELNAIGAYEYGWADKDDAGANAKRGIDSEVVADISSKKDEPDWMLKLRQKGLKYFDRKPLPLWGADLTEIDFDNIKYFVRSTEKQAQTWEDLPEEIRNTYEKLGIPEAERERLVAGVAAQYESEVVYHQIREDLEEQGVIFMDTDTALKEHPEFFEEYFGSVIPVGDNKFAALNTAVWSGGSFVYVPKGVHVEIPLQAYFRINTENMGQFERTLIIADEDSYVHYIEGCTAPIYNTDSLHSAVVEIVVKKNARVRYTTIQNWSTNVYNLVTKRAVVEEGGTMEWIDGNIGSKVTMKYPAVYLTGEHAKGETLSVAFAGEDQHQDTGSKMVHMAPHTSSSIVSKSVARSGGRASYRGLVQINEGAYNSANSVVCDALLVDTISKTDTYPYIDIREDDVTLGHEATVSKVSEDQLFYLMARGMAEDEAMAMIVRGFIEPIARELPMEYALELNRLIELQMEGSVG from the coding sequence ATGACCGAGCAGATCAACAAGACCGAGGATCCGGGGGTCATCCAGGAGGTCCTGGATGCCAACCCCGAGCTGAATGCCATCGGTGCCTATGAGTACGGGTGGGCTGACAAGGACGACGCCGGCGCCAATGCCAAGCGCGGCATCGACTCGGAGGTCGTCGCTGACATCTCCAGCAAGAAGGACGAGCCGGACTGGATGCTCAAGCTGCGTCAGAAGGGCCTGAAGTACTTCGACCGCAAGCCGCTGCCGCTCTGGGGCGCCGACCTCACCGAGATCGACTTCGACAACATCAAGTACTTCGTGCGCTCCACCGAGAAGCAGGCCCAGACCTGGGAGGACCTGCCGGAGGAGATCCGCAACACCTACGAGAAGCTGGGCATCCCGGAGGCTGAGCGCGAGCGTCTGGTGGCCGGCGTGGCCGCCCAGTACGAGTCCGAGGTCGTCTACCACCAGATCCGTGAAGATCTGGAGGAGCAGGGCGTCATCTTCATGGACACCGACACCGCTCTGAAGGAGCACCCGGAGTTCTTCGAGGAGTACTTCGGCTCCGTGATCCCGGTGGGCGACAACAAGTTCGCCGCGCTGAACACCGCCGTATGGTCCGGCGGCTCCTTCGTCTACGTCCCCAAGGGCGTGCACGTGGAGATCCCGCTGCAGGCCTACTTCCGCATCAACACCGAGAACATGGGCCAGTTCGAGCGGACCCTGATCATCGCGGACGAGGATTCCTACGTCCACTACATCGAGGGCTGCACCGCACCGATCTACAACACCGACTCGCTGCACTCGGCAGTGGTCGAGATCGTGGTGAAGAAGAACGCGCGCGTGCGCTACACCACCATCCAGAACTGGTCCACCAACGTGTACAACCTGGTGACCAAGCGTGCCGTGGTCGAAGAGGGCGGCACGATGGAGTGGATCGACGGCAACATCGGTTCCAAGGTCACCATGAAGTACCCCGCGGTCTACCTCACCGGCGAGCATGCCAAGGGAGAGACCCTCTCGGTGGCCTTCGCCGGCGAGGACCAGCACCAGGACACCGGCTCCAAGATGGTGCACATGGCGCCGCACACCTCGAGCTCGATCGTGTCGAAGTCGGTGGCCCGCTCCGGCGGCCGCGCCTCCTACCGCGGACTGGTCCAGATCAACGAGGGCGCCTACAACTCGGCCAACTCTGTGGTCTGCGACGCCCTGCTGGTGGACACGATCTCCAAGACCGACACCTACCCCTACATCGACATCCGTGAGGACGATGTGACGCTGGGGCACGAGGCCACGGTCTCCAAGGTCTCCGAAGACCAGCTGTTCTACCTGATGGCGCGCGGCATGGCTGAGGACGAGGCCATGGCGATGATCGTGCGCGGCTTCATCGAGCCGATCGCCCGTGAGCTGCCCATGGAGTACGCGCTGGAGCTCAACCGCCTGATCGAGCTGCAGATGGAGGGCTCCGTCGGCTGA
- the sufD gene encoding Fe-S cluster assembly protein SufD, with protein MTNTPAEQAEKVAGVEVGERRIFIPGMTEEGENLAAQTNAAADHSHGGVGESKEITAGIGSRANRHTGFDVAGFPEPTGREEEWRFTPLKKLAPVLTDAATDGEPVRYEVTAPENVTVSSLGQDAAPRNTVLHPADRAAAVGSKNAAEALYLKVPASAELEEPIRVDITGTEAGSRANSHIVLEAENHAKAVFVLEHRGSAAFNGNVEVKVADGADIKVISLQRWNDDAVHVGQHDAEVGRDAKYKHVAVTLGGEMVRLNANFRYAAEGAEAEMYGLYFADAGQHLEHRTFVDHNAPRNASNVLYKGALQGESARSVWVGDVLIRKAAEGTDSYEKNQNLVLTDGARADSVPNLEIETGVIEGAGHASSTGRFDENHLFYLMARGIPEKEARQLVVRGFLNEIIQKIGVDSIEESLQEDLENELEIAGF; from the coding sequence ATGACGAATACCCCTGCTGAGCAGGCGGAGAAGGTTGCTGGCGTAGAGGTCGGCGAACGCCGTATCTTCATCCCCGGCATGACCGAAGAGGGCGAGAACCTCGCCGCCCAGACCAACGCCGCCGCAGACCACTCCCACGGCGGTGTGGGCGAGTCCAAGGAGATCACTGCGGGCATCGGCTCCCGCGCCAACCGCCACACCGGATTCGACGTGGCCGGCTTTCCGGAGCCCACGGGCCGCGAGGAGGAGTGGCGGTTCACTCCGCTGAAGAAGCTTGCTCCCGTGCTCACCGACGCTGCCACCGACGGTGAGCCGGTGCGCTACGAGGTCACCGCGCCTGAGAACGTCACCGTCTCCTCCCTGGGCCAGGACGCCGCACCCCGGAACACCGTCCTGCACCCGGCTGACCGTGCCGCCGCCGTCGGATCCAAGAACGCCGCCGAGGCGCTGTACCTGAAGGTTCCGGCATCGGCCGAGCTGGAGGAGCCCATCCGTGTGGACATCACCGGCACCGAGGCCGGCAGCCGCGCGAACAGCCACATCGTGCTCGAGGCCGAGAACCACGCCAAGGCCGTCTTCGTCCTGGAGCACCGCGGCAGCGCCGCCTTCAACGGCAACGTGGAGGTCAAGGTCGCCGACGGTGCCGACATCAAGGTCATCTCTCTGCAGCGGTGGAACGACGACGCCGTCCACGTCGGTCAGCACGACGCCGAGGTCGGCCGCGACGCCAAGTACAAGCACGTCGCCGTGACCCTGGGCGGCGAGATGGTGCGTCTGAACGCGAACTTCCGCTACGCCGCAGAGGGTGCAGAGGCTGAGATGTACGGTCTGTACTTCGCCGACGCCGGCCAGCACCTCGAGCACCGCACCTTCGTGGACCACAACGCCCCGCGCAACGCCTCCAACGTGCTGTACAAGGGTGCGCTGCAGGGCGAGTCCGCGCGTTCGGTGTGGGTGGGCGATGTCCTGATCCGCAAGGCGGCCGAGGGTACCGACTCCTACGAGAAGAACCAGAACCTGGTGCTCACCGACGGCGCCCGCGCCGATTCTGTGCCGAACCTGGAGATCGAGACCGGCGTCATCGAAGGCGCAGGCCACGCATCCTCCACCGGCCGCTTCGACGAGAACCACCTGTTCTACCTCATGGCCCGCGGCATCCCGGAGAAGGAGGCCCGCCAGCTGGTGGTCCGCGGCTTCCTCAACGAGATCATCCAGAAGATCGGCGTGGACTCCATCGAAGAGTCCCTCCAGGAGGACCTGGAGAACGAGCTGGAGATCGCCGGCTTCTGA
- the sufC gene encoding Fe-S cluster assembly ATPase SufC, translating into MSTLEIKDLHVSIETEQGSKEILKGVSLTISSGETHAIMGPNGSGKSTLASTIAGHPRYEVTSGSITLDGEDVLEMGVDERAQAGLFLAMQYPVEVPGVTMTNFLRTAKTALDGEAPKLRTWTKEVKEAMAKLKVDADFANRNVNEGFSGGEKKRVEILQLELFKPKFAVLDETDSGLDIDALRVVSEGVNRAHAENDMGTLLITHYTRILNYIKPDYVHVFVDGQVAEQGGPELADELEANGYDRFLTAVGA; encoded by the coding sequence ATGTCTACTCTCGAGATCAAGGACCTGCACGTCTCCATCGAGACCGAGCAGGGCTCCAAGGAGATCCTCAAGGGCGTCTCCCTGACCATCAGCTCCGGCGAGACCCACGCCATCATGGGCCCCAACGGCTCCGGCAAGTCCACCCTGGCCTCCACGATCGCCGGCCACCCCCGCTACGAGGTGACCTCCGGCTCCATCACTCTGGACGGCGAGGACGTCCTGGAGATGGGCGTCGATGAGCGCGCCCAGGCCGGCCTCTTCCTGGCGATGCAGTACCCCGTCGAGGTGCCCGGCGTGACCATGACCAACTTCCTGCGGACCGCCAAGACGGCCCTGGACGGCGAGGCTCCGAAGCTGCGCACCTGGACCAAGGAGGTCAAGGAGGCGATGGCCAAGCTGAAGGTCGACGCCGACTTCGCCAACCGCAACGTGAACGAGGGCTTCTCCGGCGGCGAGAAGAAGCGCGTGGAGATCCTGCAGCTCGAGCTGTTCAAGCCGAAGTTCGCCGTGCTGGACGAGACCGACTCGGGCCTGGACATCGACGCTCTGCGCGTGGTCTCCGAGGGTGTGAACCGTGCTCACGCCGAGAACGACATGGGCACTCTGCTGATCACCCACTACACCCGCATCCTCAACTACATCAAGCCTGACTACGTCCACGTCTTCGTCGACGGTCAGGTGGCTGAGCAGGGCGGACCCGAGCTGGCTGATGAGCTCGAGGCCAACGGCTACGACCGTTTCCTCACCGCTGTGGGCGCCTGA